One genomic region from Yersinia canariae encodes:
- the bcsZ gene encoding cellulose synthase complex periplasmic endoglucanase BcsZ, with protein sequence MVVMFKRLACILLLLTSFGAAAVCDWPTWQQFKQYYISEGGRVIDPSNPRRITTSEGQSYGLFFALVANDRETFDRLLAWTENNLSAGDLTARLPAWLWGQHREHNWDIIDPNSASDADLWIAYSLLEAGRLWDSRQYQTMGTLLLQRIAKEEVVNIPGLGEMLLPGKIGFSDNDSWRLNPSYLPPQLLARFAALAGPWKEMVDVNQRLWLETAPHGFSPDWVVWHKDKGWQPDETQPNVGSYDAIRIYLWAGMLPNDSPQKAALIQHFQPMADVTQQQGVPPEKADALTGKTTGHGPVGFSAALLPFLASSPAPLNQQALSEQQKRVQDSSLGADAYYSAVLTLFGQGWAQKRYSFNSKGELQPSWNSQCATLK encoded by the coding sequence ATGGTCGTGATGTTTAAACGGCTGGCATGCATCCTGCTGCTGCTTACCAGTTTTGGTGCAGCAGCCGTGTGCGATTGGCCCACATGGCAGCAGTTCAAACAATATTATATTAGTGAGGGTGGGCGGGTTATCGACCCCAGTAACCCGAGGCGAATAACCACGTCAGAAGGGCAGAGTTACGGATTATTCTTTGCTTTGGTGGCGAATGATCGCGAGACATTCGATCGGCTATTAGCTTGGACGGAAAACAACTTATCCGCGGGGGATTTAACGGCCCGCTTGCCTGCATGGCTATGGGGGCAACACAGAGAACATAACTGGGATATCATCGACCCAAACTCGGCCTCTGATGCCGATTTGTGGATTGCTTACAGCTTATTAGAAGCTGGCCGGTTATGGGATAGCCGCCAATATCAGACGATGGGCACTTTGTTGTTGCAGCGTATTGCCAAAGAAGAAGTGGTGAATATTCCGGGCCTCGGAGAAATGTTATTACCGGGCAAAATTGGCTTTAGTGATAATGATAGCTGGCGACTCAACCCAAGCTACTTACCCCCGCAATTGCTGGCCCGCTTTGCTGCTTTGGCGGGGCCGTGGAAAGAGATGGTTGATGTCAATCAGCGATTATGGCTGGAAACAGCACCTCACGGTTTCAGCCCTGATTGGGTCGTGTGGCACAAAGATAAAGGCTGGCAGCCGGATGAGACGCAACCGAATGTCGGCAGCTATGATGCTATTCGTATTTATCTCTGGGCCGGCATGTTACCTAATGACAGCCCGCAAAAAGCGGCTCTTATTCAGCACTTCCAGCCGATGGCTGACGTTACTCAGCAGCAGGGCGTGCCACCGGAGAAAGCAGATGCCCTCACCGGTAAAACCACGGGTCATGGGCCAGTTGGTTTTTCGGCGGCATTATTACCATTTTTAGCCAGCAGTCCTGCGCCGTTGAACCAGCAGGCGCTTAGCGAGCAGCAAAAACGGGTACAAGATTCATCTTTGGGAGCTGATGCCTACTACAGTGCGGTGCTGACACTGTTTGGTCAGGGATGGGCACAGAAACGTTATAGTTTCAACAGTAAGGGGGAACTTCAGCCCTCATGGAACAGTCAATGCGCAACATTAAAATAA